A single region of the Procambarus clarkii isolate CNS0578487 chromosome 59, FALCON_Pclarkii_2.0, whole genome shotgun sequence genome encodes:
- the LOC138353709 gene encoding zinc finger protein 383-like codes for MVHSGDKPYECPECGKKFNHYGNMKTHRMVHSGEKPHECPECGKRFRQLRDMKMHKMGHTGDQPHQCPECGKRFSHLGDMKKHRMVHSGDKSHECPECGKRFSHLGNMNKHRIVHSGDKPYECPECGKRFSRLGHMERHRIVHSGERPLECAECGKRFRQRRTIIQHMLVHTNEEPHECPECGKRFNRLHQMKRHSKVHSSNKLNILTVEDESENVKI; via the coding sequence ATGGTGCATTCGGGTGATAAACCGTatgagtgtccagaatgtgggaaaAAATTTAATCATTATggaaatatgaaaactcacaggatggtgcattccggtgaaaaacctcatgagtgtccagaatgtgggaagagattcagacaGCTTAGAGATATGAAGATGCACAAAATGGGACATACTGGTGATCAAcctcaccagtgtccagagtgtgggaagagattcagtcatcttgGAGATATGAAGAAGCACAGGATGGTACATAGTGGAGATAaatctcacgagtgtccagagtgtgggaaaagattcagtcatctTGGAAATATGAATAAGCATAgaatagtgcattcaggtgataaaccttacgagtgtccagagtgtgggaagagattcagtcgtcttggccaTATGGAGAGGCACAGGATTGTGCATTCAGGTGAAAGACCTTTAgagtgtgctgagtgtggcaaaagaTTTAGACAACGTagaactataatacagcacatgttagtgcatacgAATGAAGAGCCTCACGAGTGCcctgagtgtgggaagagattcaatcgtCTTCACCAAATGAAGAGGCACAGTAAGGTACATTCAAGTAACAAGCTGAACATTTTAACTGTAGAAGATGAGTCAGAGAATGTCAAAATATAA